In one window of Desulforhabdus amnigena DNA:
- a CDS encoding T4 family baseplate hub assembly chaperone, which yields MHTFELPSGIEIELREMTGAEEELLTNQRLIRTGDAVNQALKNCIVRLGDNDEPTVKDVLDLLSGDRLFILVRLRQISLGDEVELELTCPNTACRASNAVTVNLDELEVTPYGEEREFAFTLPGSGGKVRFGYLDGHKEKRLAALKEPSISSAMLIRIIDVDGAPPTKKIMNDMSMRDRGALRQEMLRVDAGIDTTVETDCQSCGTRIRTRLEAEPGFLFPGVRL from the coding sequence ATGCACACCTTTGAACTGCCGAGCGGCATCGAGATCGAGCTCCGGGAGATGACCGGGGCCGAGGAGGAACTGCTCACCAACCAGCGTCTCATCCGCACCGGCGACGCCGTGAATCAGGCGCTCAAGAACTGCATCGTGCGGCTGGGGGACAACGACGAGCCGACGGTCAAGGATGTGCTGGACCTCCTCTCCGGGGACCGGCTGTTCATTCTGGTGCGCCTTCGTCAGATCTCGCTCGGCGACGAGGTCGAGCTGGAACTGACCTGCCCGAACACCGCCTGCCGGGCGTCAAACGCCGTGACGGTCAACCTGGACGAACTGGAGGTCACGCCTTACGGAGAGGAACGGGAGTTCGCGTTCACGCTGCCCGGTTCCGGAGGCAAGGTCCGGTTCGGTTACTTGGACGGCCACAAGGAGAAACGGCTGGCCGCACTCAAAGAGCCTTCCATCTCCTCGGCCATGTTGATCCGAATCATCGACGTGGATGGCGCTCCGCCGACCAAAAAGATCATGAACGATATGTCGATGCGGGACCGCGGCGCCCTCCGGCAGGAGATGCTGAGGGTGGACGCGGGAATCGACACGACCGTGGAGACCGACTGCCAATCGTGCGGGACGCGCATCCGCACCCGGCTGGAGGCTGAACCGGGTTTTTTGTTTCCAGGAGTTCGCTTGTAA
- a CDS encoding phage tail protein: MRSGNMPKSLYQNWQFAVEVNGFDVALFKKGQEPKTEFEEVAFAPAGSMFDQKVAGRVKFEDITLEKGILQDGSDEAAREWIKKQVDVNAVVGGLPNDYMRDIDLVRYDRTGNETRRWTLHGAWIKVLEYDELEGANTDNTIEKLSICFQYWT; this comes from the coding sequence ATGCGCAGCGGCAACATGCCCAAGAGTCTGTATCAGAACTGGCAATTCGCCGTCGAGGTGAACGGTTTCGACGTGGCGCTCTTCAAGAAGGGCCAGGAACCCAAGACCGAGTTCGAGGAGGTGGCCTTCGCTCCCGCCGGTTCCATGTTCGACCAGAAGGTGGCCGGACGGGTCAAGTTCGAGGACATCACCCTGGAGAAAGGGATTCTCCAGGACGGTTCCGACGAGGCCGCCAGGGAGTGGATCAAGAAACAGGTGGACGTCAACGCCGTGGTCGGCGGCCTGCCCAACGACTACATGCGCGATATCGACCTCGTCCGCTACGACCGAACCGGCAACGAAACGCGACGATGGACTCTGCACGGCGCGTGGATCAAGGTCCTGGAGTATGACGAACTCGAGGGCGCGAACACGGACAACACCATCGAGAAGCTCAGCATTTGCTTCCAGTATTGGACCTGA
- a CDS encoding phage tail sheath C-terminal domain-containing protein yields the protein MGTYLSPGIYTREVDFSFYVKQISTSSCGMVGVAERGPINKPVLVTSWEQFINKFGSYLQAGYLAYAARAFFDNGGSVLFVNRIAHLTDPTDRNTLTAVKAQAILKDRRAATASLATGTVGTDRIAWRAIQPGAAGNAVSVEFVVSGNDTPLSVEVLGQAITVNLATDGAGDPVSTADQVVAAVVGSAEASALVTADTQDAGIVQAAASANLSGGMDAMDTLKVRAADEGTWGERLSVQVEDGSLDPSGAFNLVVRHKGEVVEVFKDLSMDEAASNHVELVVNERSDFITVEDLGTASGLPLDRPVIGVFDLSGGDDGLTGLDDADYSGDPSQHTGFYAFDEIDALNLVMVPGVTTAEVIHAGITYAENRQDLMFLAEAPIHLEPLEAVDFRKGQGMYSHGAFNSSYAALYYPWIEINDPVTGKRKLVPPSGAVAGCYARSDKKTHVWYAPAGIDRGRVFNALSLGYKTSRGERDVLYPEGVNVIASFPDSGINIWGQKTLQSQPSALDRVNVRRLMMFIEEAIAESSRFVVFEPNNPQTWRALIRLINPFMQDIKDKGGLYDFAVQCDEETNTPAVIDRNELVARVFVKPTKTAEFIELNFVLTATGADFKEIFKTG from the coding sequence ATGGGCACGTATCTTTCACCGGGCATCTATACCCGTGAAGTCGACTTCAGTTTTTACGTCAAGCAGATATCCACCTCCTCCTGCGGCATGGTGGGTGTGGCCGAACGCGGCCCTATCAATAAGCCCGTTTTGGTCACGAGCTGGGAGCAGTTCATCAACAAGTTCGGCTCCTACCTGCAGGCCGGATACCTCGCCTACGCCGCAAGGGCGTTCTTCGACAACGGCGGCTCCGTCCTTTTCGTGAACCGCATCGCCCATCTGACCGATCCCACGGATCGGAACACCCTGACCGCCGTGAAGGCGCAAGCTATCCTCAAGGACCGGCGCGCGGCGACGGCGTCACTCGCAACCGGCACCGTCGGCACGGATCGAATCGCGTGGCGGGCGATTCAGCCGGGGGCCGCTGGAAATGCCGTCTCCGTCGAATTCGTCGTTTCGGGAAACGATACGCCTCTCTCCGTCGAGGTCTTGGGACAAGCAATCACCGTGAACCTGGCGACCGACGGCGCGGGTGATCCTGTATCCACAGCGGACCAGGTGGTCGCCGCGGTCGTCGGTTCTGCGGAGGCCTCCGCGCTGGTCACGGCGGACACGCAGGACGCGGGCATCGTCCAAGCCGCGGCCTCGGCAAACTTGTCCGGAGGCATGGACGCGATGGACACGCTCAAGGTGCGGGCGGCCGACGAAGGAACCTGGGGCGAGCGTCTCTCCGTCCAGGTCGAAGACGGTTCTCTCGATCCGAGCGGCGCTTTCAACCTGGTGGTCCGCCACAAAGGTGAGGTCGTGGAGGTCTTCAAGGACCTCTCGATGGACGAAGCGGCTTCGAACCATGTAGAGCTTGTCGTCAACGAACGGTCGGATTTCATCACCGTCGAGGACCTTGGAACCGCATCCGGCCTTCCGTTGGACCGGCCGGTGATCGGGGTGTTCGACCTTTCTGGAGGAGACGACGGTCTTACCGGGCTCGACGATGCCGACTACTCCGGCGATCCCTCCCAGCACACAGGCTTCTACGCCTTCGACGAGATCGACGCGCTGAATCTGGTCATGGTTCCGGGCGTCACGACCGCCGAGGTGATCCACGCCGGCATCACCTACGCGGAAAACCGCCAGGACCTCATGTTTCTCGCCGAAGCGCCCATTCACCTCGAACCCCTGGAAGCGGTGGATTTCCGCAAGGGCCAGGGAATGTATTCCCATGGGGCCTTCAACTCGTCTTATGCCGCGCTCTACTATCCCTGGATCGAGATCAACGACCCGGTGACCGGCAAGCGCAAGCTCGTTCCGCCCAGCGGAGCCGTGGCCGGGTGCTACGCCCGCAGCGACAAGAAGACCCACGTCTGGTACGCGCCCGCTGGCATCGACCGCGGCCGGGTCTTCAACGCCTTGTCCCTGGGCTACAAGACCAGCCGGGGCGAGCGGGACGTCCTCTATCCCGAAGGTGTCAATGTGATCGCTTCCTTCCCCGACAGCGGCATCAACATCTGGGGACAGAAGACCCTGCAAAGCCAGCCCTCGGCCCTCGACCGCGTCAACGTGCGGCGGCTGATGATGTTCATCGAGGAAGCCATCGCCGAATCCTCGCGCTTCGTGGTCTTCGAACCCAACAACCCGCAGACCTGGCGGGCGCTGATCCGGTTGATCAACCCCTTCATGCAGGACATCAAGGACAAGGGCGGTCTCTACGACTTCGCCGTCCAGTGCGACGAGGAGACCAACACCCCGGCCGTGATCGACCGCAACGAACTCGTGGCGCGCGTCTTCGTCAAGCCGACCAAAACGGCGGAATTCATCGAGCTCAACTTCGTGCTCACCGCCACGGGGGCAGATTTCAAAGAGATATTCAAGACCGGGTAA
- a CDS encoding HK97-fold major capsid protein, with protein sequence METIRMNVHSQEYMETMARLMSEALESPEGMRALAAAIAEPIEQEIKRKEISSLLLTKHTLPKGERPLYQKKPKVKAYWISTEGEAQEQEVGKDEVEFPTNRIHSAPMVDVSVLKNGNIGTLMDIQTAAADEIRKEIDKRTITVLSAAVPAANTVEVTGATLTEEALNEAISIIEDLELTVKYIVMRGRRFNDLRGWNLDPETKAELRAKGVIKNYGTGGILLTAAQAIDEVLLIPDEEVGKMPVRESLKTEAIEQKTRFKTGWLVWSELGQGITRPDILAKIKILG encoded by the coding sequence ATGGAGACGATCCGCATGAACGTGCACAGCCAGGAGTACATGGAGACGATGGCGCGCCTGATGTCCGAGGCGCTGGAGTCCCCGGAAGGGATGCGCGCGCTGGCCGCAGCCATCGCCGAGCCCATCGAACAGGAAATCAAGCGCAAGGAGATCTCTTCGCTCCTGCTCACGAAGCACACTCTGCCCAAGGGAGAGCGTCCTCTTTACCAGAAGAAGCCCAAAGTGAAGGCCTACTGGATTTCCACCGAAGGCGAGGCTCAGGAGCAGGAAGTCGGCAAGGACGAAGTGGAGTTCCCGACAAACCGCATCCACTCCGCTCCCATGGTCGACGTTTCGGTGCTCAAGAACGGCAACATCGGCACCCTGATGGACATCCAGACCGCGGCTGCGGACGAAATCCGCAAGGAGATCGACAAGCGGACCATTACGGTGCTTTCGGCGGCTGTGCCCGCGGCCAACACCGTGGAGGTGACCGGCGCGACCCTCACCGAGGAGGCGCTCAACGAGGCGATCTCCATCATCGAGGACCTCGAGTTGACGGTGAAGTACATCGTCATGAGGGGCCGGCGTTTCAATGACCTGCGGGGCTGGAACCTCGACCCGGAAACCAAAGCAGAACTGCGGGCCAAGGGCGTCATCAAGAACTATGGGACCGGCGGCATACTGCTGACCGCAGCGCAGGCCATCGACGAGGTGCTGCTCATCCCCGACGAAGAGGTCGGCAAGATGCCGGTGCGCGAGAGCCTCAAGACCGAAGCCATCGAGCAGAAGACCCGCTTCAAGACCGGCTGGCTCGTCTGGTCGGAACTGGGGCAAGGCATCACCCGCCCGGACATTCTCGCCAAGATCAAAATTCTCGGCTGA
- a CDS encoding DNA adenine methylase — MELFATDRERLAFLLETDAALDLDFEALEAQAEAAAEEPSPEERPKYITNYIGSKQKLVDWIWKHTPDGVESVVDAFSGSAVVAYMYKTKGLRVLANDRLRYCHHAARAIIENDKVHLSDEDLEALLADNPKAGTFVRENFKGIFFAKGVHGLIDTIRSNIDKLSGFKKDIALFALGKTCMSGKGGFGHFSSSTRYGKREDTPEEFKERLRKNVARINALVFDNGKECKASRKDINDFLPEAKADLAYFDPPYATEFSTTNYEKSYHFVEGLMTYWEGLTLVEDSKTKHYETDHKTVTRANAAEFFESFLGNAKHIPHWLISYRDHAYPNESEMRRIIASLGRDSSMRSHDHHYAITSRHGEASHAKERLFICRKAEGAERSAKASAEDSLRAEAVWEETENEVRFRVRNPDEFEPDSFRRKPLDGVDGVAIIIGRLKKKFVPEGGNPRSMVLQAYRFVRKTEKNPDGWTMEKAKEWIDKHEAARAVDAALRVEENLIALADAPLGESLDLLSCQAGKAESVRVTGFMGSKYLMLGWIESHVPKEAESILDAFSGGANVAYHFKRKGLKVIANDLLRYPHHLARAVVENSSETLSDEDVDRILAPNADAGTFIVDHFYGYYYTKPVLRWLDQVWANIQKLHGYKKDLALAALGTTVKAKSAFGQFSRSKMHRRADLDTDASLEQSQLSNPPLSKFIESFRRSVGQLNRLVFDNGKECKAFNLDAAEAVRRFGADVLYLDPPYVTEFGSNDYEDSLHFIEGLMTRWADKELQDNPRRNYPSRTRYTKESIRSLMETMAADARGKYGTVLMSYRDRAFPREEEIKEIFAEHYGLVRVRGMEVDYNIAKDIGREGKHAQELLFVASKSRGAARSKADTRAPAACHTSFPVELSFDTFAGLQTEAAALDQAAGDPQFTFILCRAGTNKNGDHFTPDELAARYMTAINKKIDLKHSQDFTDIVGGIVGADYVEDESGGRIECAGELYVSDSPHAQLAYKLIRKGIISQVSMECDYEEGECSICGKRVVSKSDYCVHLRKNKGGELQGQPVYEILHGVTFTGLGLLDRKGADENARILKVAAAENDGSTTHSEGGPTMDEKHKETEDRAAEAAKKKDDGGGTAPDDKTRLKELERENKELKQQVLGLQKQLEELEAEKKAAANRSRAQKLLRKIEKSGLAFESDEDREQELIRLAGLSDDAFAASEAAFERMMKAGPRAHADDKDAKDRGAGAETAKASSGGDDPPLRSDAGVRPKDVEDKKTSLEDRLKSGFMAAYRQRVATATGEPVSTN; from the coding sequence ATGGAGCTTTTCGCAACCGACCGTGAACGGCTGGCGTTCCTCCTCGAAACGGACGCCGCCTTGGACCTGGACTTCGAGGCGCTCGAGGCCCAGGCCGAGGCGGCTGCCGAGGAGCCGTCGCCGGAAGAGCGGCCTAAATACATCACCAACTACATCGGCTCGAAGCAGAAGCTGGTCGACTGGATTTGGAAGCACACCCCGGACGGCGTGGAATCCGTCGTCGACGCGTTTTCCGGTTCGGCGGTCGTGGCCTACATGTACAAGACCAAGGGCCTGCGGGTCCTGGCCAACGACCGGCTGCGCTACTGCCACCACGCGGCCCGGGCGATCATCGAGAACGACAAGGTGCATCTCTCCGATGAGGACCTGGAGGCGCTGCTCGCGGACAACCCGAAGGCCGGAACCTTCGTCCGGGAGAACTTCAAGGGCATCTTCTTCGCCAAGGGCGTCCACGGCCTGATCGACACGATACGGTCGAACATCGACAAACTCTCGGGTTTCAAGAAAGACATCGCTCTCTTCGCCCTGGGCAAGACCTGCATGTCCGGCAAGGGCGGCTTCGGGCATTTCTCGTCGTCGACCCGCTACGGCAAGCGCGAGGACACCCCGGAGGAATTCAAGGAGCGGCTGCGCAAGAACGTGGCCCGCATCAACGCCCTCGTTTTCGACAACGGCAAGGAGTGCAAGGCATCCCGCAAGGACATCAACGACTTCCTGCCGGAGGCCAAGGCCGATCTGGCCTATTTCGATCCGCCCTACGCCACGGAGTTTTCGACCACCAACTACGAGAAATCCTACCACTTCGTGGAAGGGCTGATGACCTATTGGGAGGGGCTGACCCTTGTCGAGGACTCCAAGACCAAGCACTACGAGACCGACCACAAGACCGTGACCCGCGCCAACGCCGCGGAGTTCTTCGAGTCCTTCCTCGGCAACGCCAAGCATATCCCGCACTGGCTCATTTCCTACCGGGACCATGCCTATCCGAACGAATCGGAGATGCGGCGGATCATCGCCTCCCTGGGACGGGATTCGTCGATGCGCTCCCACGATCACCATTACGCCATCACATCCCGGCACGGTGAGGCGTCCCACGCCAAGGAGCGTCTGTTCATCTGCCGCAAGGCCGAGGGCGCGGAGCGGTCCGCCAAGGCGTCCGCAGAGGACAGCCTGCGGGCAGAAGCCGTCTGGGAGGAAACCGAGAACGAGGTACGTTTCCGCGTCCGGAACCCGGACGAGTTCGAACCCGACAGCTTCCGCCGCAAGCCCCTGGATGGCGTCGACGGCGTTGCGATCATCATCGGGCGATTGAAGAAAAAGTTCGTGCCCGAGGGCGGCAATCCGCGCTCCATGGTGCTGCAGGCCTACCGGTTCGTCCGCAAGACGGAGAAGAACCCGGACGGCTGGACCATGGAAAAAGCCAAGGAGTGGATCGACAAGCACGAAGCCGCACGGGCCGTCGATGCCGCCCTGCGCGTGGAGGAGAACCTGATCGCCCTGGCGGACGCGCCGCTGGGCGAATCGCTGGACCTCCTGAGCTGCCAGGCCGGGAAAGCGGAATCGGTCCGCGTCACCGGTTTCATGGGCAGCAAATACCTGATGCTCGGCTGGATCGAAAGCCATGTCCCCAAGGAAGCGGAGAGCATCCTCGATGCTTTTTCGGGTGGGGCCAACGTCGCCTATCACTTCAAACGCAAAGGGCTGAAAGTCATCGCCAACGATCTCCTGCGATATCCCCACCATCTGGCGCGGGCCGTGGTGGAGAACTCCAGCGAGACGCTGAGCGACGAGGACGTGGACCGAATCCTCGCACCCAATGCGGACGCGGGTACGTTTATCGTCGATCACTTCTACGGCTACTACTACACCAAGCCGGTGCTCCGGTGGCTCGACCAGGTCTGGGCGAACATCCAGAAGCTTCACGGCTACAAGAAAGATCTGGCGCTGGCCGCGCTCGGCACCACCGTCAAGGCGAAGAGCGCCTTCGGTCAGTTCTCGCGGTCCAAGATGCACCGCCGGGCCGATCTCGACACGGATGCCAGCCTGGAGCAATCCCAGCTCTCCAATCCGCCGCTGTCCAAGTTCATCGAGTCGTTCCGGCGCTCGGTGGGCCAGCTCAACCGGCTGGTCTTCGACAACGGCAAAGAGTGCAAGGCGTTCAACCTGGATGCGGCCGAAGCGGTCCGGCGGTTCGGCGCGGACGTTCTGTATCTGGACCCGCCCTACGTCACCGAGTTCGGCAGCAACGATTACGAGGACTCCCTGCATTTCATCGAGGGTCTCATGACCCGCTGGGCGGACAAGGAACTCCAGGACAATCCCCGCCGCAACTATCCGTCCCGGACGCGTTACACCAAGGAATCGATCCGTTCCCTGATGGAGACGATGGCAGCCGACGCCCGGGGCAAGTACGGTACGGTGCTCATGTCATACCGCGACCGGGCTTTCCCGCGGGAAGAGGAAATCAAGGAGATATTCGCCGAGCACTACGGTCTCGTCCGTGTCCGCGGCATGGAGGTGGACTACAACATCGCCAAGGACATCGGCCGGGAAGGTAAACACGCCCAGGAACTGCTCTTCGTCGCTTCCAAATCACGCGGTGCGGCGCGCTCTAAAGCGGATACGCGGGCACCGGCGGCATGTCACACCTCGTTCCCCGTGGAGCTGTCGTTCGATACGTTCGCTGGGCTCCAGACCGAAGCGGCGGCATTGGACCAGGCCGCGGGCGATCCGCAGTTCACCTTCATCCTCTGCCGGGCCGGCACGAACAAGAACGGCGACCACTTCACCCCAGACGAACTGGCCGCCCGCTACATGACTGCGATCAACAAGAAGATCGACCTGAAGCATTCCCAGGATTTCACCGACATCGTCGGCGGCATTGTGGGGGCGGATTACGTGGAGGACGAAAGCGGCGGCCGGATCGAGTGCGCGGGCGAACTCTATGTCTCCGACAGCCCGCACGCGCAGTTGGCCTACAAGCTCATCCGCAAAGGGATCATCTCCCAGGTCTCCATGGAATGCGACTACGAGGAAGGCGAGTGCTCGATCTGCGGCAAACGCGTCGTTTCGAAGAGCGATTACTGCGTCCACCTGCGCAAGAACAAAGGCGGCGAGCTCCAGGGGCAACCCGTCTACGAAATCCTCCACGGCGTCACTTTCACCGGGCTCGGACTCCTCGACCGCAAAGGCGCGGATGAAAACGCCCGCATCCTGAAGGTCGCCGCGGCGGAAAACGATGGTTCGACAACCCACTCTGAAGGAGGTCCGACAATGGACGAGAAACACAAGGAAACCGAGGACAGGGCGGCGGAAGCCGCCAAGAAGAAGGACGACGGCGGCGGGACCGCGCCCGATGACAAGACCCGGCTCAAGGAACTGGAGCGGGAGAACAAGGAACTCAAACAGCAGGTTCTCGGCCTGCAGAAGCAACTCGAGGAACTGGAGGCGGAGAAAAAGGCCGCCGCGAACAGGAGCCGAGCCCAGAAGCTTCTGCGCAAGATCGAAAAGAGCGGGCTGGCATTCGAGAGCGACGAGGATCGCGAACAGGAGCTGATCCGTCTGGCCGGTCTTTCCGACGACGCCTTCGCCGCCAGCGAAGCCGCTTTCGAGCGGATGATGAAGGCCGGGCCCCGCGCTCACGCCGACGACAAGGACGCCAAGGACCGAGGAGCCGGAGCGGAAACCGCGAAGGCTTCATCCGGCGGCGACGATCCGCCTCTTCGCAGCGACGCGGGCGTCCGTCCGAAGGACGTGGAAGACAAAAAGACGAGCCTCGAGGACCGGCTGAAGAGCGGCTTCATGGCCGCCTACCGGCAGCGAGTGGCGACGGCGACCGGAGAACCGGTTTCGACCAACTGA
- a CDS encoding helix-turn-helix domain-containing protein, protein MDRTKWLTIEELAEYLKMGRTKLYRMAQEGEIPASKVGNQWRFDREEIDQWMKNQRPVSAGQRQEGVAR, encoded by the coding sequence ATGGACCGAACAAAGTGGTTGACCATAGAGGAACTGGCCGAATACCTGAAGATGGGCCGGACCAAGCTTTACCGCATGGCGCAGGAGGGGGAAATCCCGGCATCCAAGGTCGGCAACCAATGGCGCTTCGACCGGGAGGAAATCGATCAGTGGATGAAAAACCAACGACCTGTCAGCGCCGGTCAGAGGCAGGAAGGTGTTGCCAGATGA
- a CDS encoding DUF1156 domain-containing protein codes for MIERNFDIPFIADLALREKQIQQNYRPIIAVHKWFARRPGTLFRGLLLAEFSERPMREAFYDANEFAGRRIADPFMGGGTPLLEANRLGCDVVGFDINPMSYWIVKQGIEHLSLAAYDEAADSLRAELEKEIGHLYRTKCCLCGSEDAHIKYFLWVKKIVCQGCRKTVDLFPGYLLSSDARHPKNVFVCPSCGQLSETADRKNPGRCGYCGDSLVVDGPAARNRCRCPHCGAENRFPNPSLGPPTHRLFAIEYHCPTCKSRHDGRFFKAPDDQDIARVTESEKRWSTTRPRFVPDDEIPSGDETNRLHRWGYRRYREMFNARQLLGLELSARIISKITDERVRNALATNFSDLLRYQNMLCRYDTMALKSLDIFSVHGFPVGLIQCESNFLGIVEKGKNICVGSGGWKNITEKYRKAKAYCDDPFEVRHKGRNKEIIPIRGEWIGDRLNGGQVGRHRIVEIHCENSASVDLPESSLDAVLTDPPYFGNVQYAELMDFCYVWLRKLIGEKEKPFQHPSTRSQHELTGNVDMGRDLEYFTEGISSVFQRMAKALKPKAPLAFTYHHNTIEAYFPIAVAILDAGLVCSASLPCPAEMGASIHINGTGSSIIDTVFVCRKTGFVSKQSLPCLAAGVAGLVCQDLAELRKGNVKPSIGDTRCIAYGHLIRLAIWNLRSTWDNSTNTSKKLSAVADWLRAFGGWPKVERHLNELNGTCSHEPLLTVRENTMDYGVEYAHVSF; via the coding sequence ATGATCGAGAGAAATTTCGACATTCCGTTCATTGCCGACCTTGCCCTTCGAGAAAAACAGATTCAACAGAACTACCGGCCTATAATCGCGGTGCATAAATGGTTCGCTCGCAGACCGGGAACGTTATTTCGGGGTCTCTTGCTGGCCGAGTTTTCAGAACGACCTATGCGCGAGGCCTTTTACGATGCCAATGAGTTTGCGGGGCGCAGAATCGCCGACCCGTTCATGGGTGGAGGCACGCCTCTATTGGAAGCGAACCGTCTTGGTTGCGATGTGGTGGGTTTCGATATCAACCCGATGTCCTACTGGATCGTGAAGCAGGGAATCGAGCACCTCAGTCTTGCAGCCTATGACGAGGCTGCGGATTCACTGCGTGCCGAGCTTGAAAAAGAGATCGGCCACCTTTACCGAACAAAATGCTGTTTGTGTGGCAGCGAAGACGCCCACATAAAGTACTTCTTGTGGGTGAAAAAGATCGTCTGTCAGGGTTGCCGAAAGACTGTAGACCTTTTCCCGGGCTATCTTCTCTCTTCGGATGCAAGGCATCCGAAAAACGTCTTCGTATGCCCCTCATGCGGGCAATTGTCGGAAACCGCCGATCGAAAGAATCCCGGTCGATGTGGTTACTGCGGAGATTCGCTTGTAGTGGACGGACCGGCGGCTCGTAACCGTTGCCGGTGCCCCCACTGTGGAGCAGAAAATAGATTCCCGAACCCATCTCTTGGACCTCCAACGCATCGTCTTTTCGCCATCGAGTATCATTGCCCGACCTGTAAGAGCAGACATGATGGACGTTTTTTCAAGGCGCCTGACGATCAAGACATCGCCCGTGTGACGGAATCCGAGAAACGATGGTCGACAACACGACCTCGTTTTGTTCCCGACGATGAGATTCCTTCTGGCGACGAGACAAATCGTCTCCATCGTTGGGGATATAGGCGGTATCGGGAAATGTTCAACGCTCGCCAACTCCTGGGCCTAGAACTTTCCGCACGGATCATTTCTAAGATCACAGATGAACGTGTCAGAAACGCGTTAGCAACCAATTTCTCCGATCTCCTGCGCTACCAGAATATGCTGTGCCGTTACGACACAATGGCGCTGAAGTCCCTGGATATATTTTCTGTACATGGGTTCCCGGTTGGGCTCATCCAATGCGAATCCAATTTTCTCGGGATCGTGGAAAAAGGGAAAAATATATGCGTTGGTAGCGGGGGATGGAAAAACATCACAGAAAAATATCGTAAAGCAAAAGCTTACTGTGATGACCCATTCGAAGTACGCCACAAAGGGCGAAACAAAGAAATAATTCCGATCAGGGGCGAATGGATCGGCGACCGTCTTAACGGTGGACAAGTCGGGCGACACAGGATTGTGGAAATTCACTGCGAAAATTCGGCATCCGTGGATTTGCCTGAATCCTCGCTCGATGCGGTTCTTACCGATCCTCCTTACTTTGGAAATGTCCAATATGCGGAATTGATGGACTTCTGTTACGTATGGTTGCGAAAGTTGATCGGCGAGAAGGAGAAACCGTTTCAGCACCCATCGACGCGGAGCCAGCATGAATTAACCGGCAATGTAGACATGGGAAGAGATCTGGAATATTTTACGGAGGGCATCTCTTCCGTATTCCAGCGAATGGCAAAAGCCCTGAAGCCAAAGGCCCCGTTAGCCTTCACTTATCATCACAACACCATCGAAGCCTACTTTCCAATTGCCGTGGCCATCCTTGACGCCGGATTGGTTTGTTCCGCTTCCTTGCCTTGTCCGGCGGAGATGGGAGCTTCCATCCATATCAACGGCACGGGTTCTTCCATTATCGACACTGTTTTTGTATGTCGAAAGACCGGATTCGTTTCAAAACAAAGTTTGCCTTGTTTAGCCGCAGGTGTCGCCGGTCTGGTATGCCAAGACTTAGCCGAGCTTCGGAAAGGAAATGTTAAGCCGTCGATTGGGGACACTCGTTGCATTGCTTATGGCCATCTCATTCGCTTGGCGATATGGAATCTGCGGAGCACTTGGGACAATTCAACCAATACATCAAAGAAACTTTCAGCGGTGGCCGATTGGCTCCGAGCATTCGGCGGGTGGCCTAAAGTTGAACGGCACCTCAATGAATTAAATGGAACTTGCTCTCACGAACCGCTGCTCACTGTCCGAGAAAATACCATGGATTACGGAGTCGAATATGCCCACGTTTCCTTTTGA